The following proteins are co-located in the Gloeocapsa sp. PCC 7428 genome:
- a CDS encoding FAD-dependent monooxygenase: MTQVVIVGAGPAGATLALLLVKRGIRVTLIEASRNFRRIFRGEGLMPSGLDALEQMELLPILERIPHQPLDAWEIIINKRSLFRVDEPIEPGGKPCTLVSQPALLEALIDAASRYSHFEFIQATAVQDLLWNQRVSGVKLSDGRYINADLVIGTDGRNSIVRQRANLALEQQSHSFDILWFKLADSPRFASENIFYSIVCDRYAFGLFRGSEGDLHLGWTLPKDFPRDWKLVDNWAEIFASASPAWLAEHFRESAATIERPVLLSVVVGRCPRWYQPGVLLLGDAAHPMSPIRAQGINMALRDAIAAANYLVPCLSQGDTAEIDAVLPRIQSQREPEIIKAQRLQSQEAAQAELLENSAILRWGASVFAPLIRIPVKLSWLHRQRELRQGVTPIKLTV, translated from the coding sequence ATGACTCAAGTTGTCATTGTCGGGGCAGGTCCTGCGGGTGCAACGCTAGCACTTCTATTGGTAAAACGCGGTATTCGTGTCACATTAATTGAAGCATCGCGCAACTTTCGGCGGATTTTTCGGGGTGAAGGGTTAATGCCTAGTGGTTTGGATGCGCTTGAACAAATGGAGTTGTTACCCATTTTAGAACGCATTCCGCATCAACCTTTAGATGCTTGGGAGATTATTATTAATAAGCGATCGCTTTTCCGCGTTGATGAACCGATAGAACCTGGTGGTAAGCCTTGTACATTGGTTTCGCAGCCAGCTTTGCTAGAAGCGCTTATTGATGCAGCTAGCCGTTATTCTCATTTTGAGTTTATACAGGCGACGGCGGTACAAGATTTATTGTGGAATCAACGAGTTAGCGGTGTAAAACTGAGTGATGGACGCTACATTAATGCAGATTTAGTGATTGGCACCGACGGGCGCAATTCGATTGTACGGCAACGTGCAAACTTAGCTTTAGAGCAACAATCGCACAGCTTTGATATTTTATGGTTTAAATTAGCCGATAGTCCGCGTTTTGCGTCGGAGAATATCTTTTATTCGATTGTGTGCGATCGCTATGCATTTGGATTGTTTCGCGGTTCGGAAGGAGATCTCCACTTAGGTTGGACACTTCCTAAAGATTTTCCGCGAGATTGGAAATTAGTTGATAATTGGGCTGAAATCTTTGCTTCTGCATCACCAGCATGGCTAGCCGAACATTTTCGCGAGTCAGCAGCGACAATTGAGCGACCTGTGTTATTATCCGTCGTTGTGGGGCGGTGTCCGCGTTGGTATCAACCAGGTGTATTGCTACTAGGCGACGCGGCGCATCCGATGTCACCAATTCGCGCCCAAGGTATCAATATGGCGTTGCGCGATGCGATCGCTGCGGCAAATTATTTAGTTCCTTGCTTGTCTCAAGGTGACACTGCGGAAATTGATGCCGTATTACCGCGTATTCAGTCTCAACGAGAGCCTGAGATAATTAAAGCACAACGATTGCAAAGCCAAGAAGCGGCGCAAGCTGAACTTTTAGAAAATAGCGCCATCCTCCGCTGGGGCGCAAGTGTGTTCGCACCTTTAATTCGCATTCCGGTAAAACTGTCTTGGTTGCATCGACAGCGCGAGTTACGCCAAGGAGTAACGCCGATTAAACTTACAGTCTAA
- a CDS encoding magnesium transporter has product MLHDPSSTQVEVEALSTTSPLLALLEENNTHQLTELLANQQPAEIARQIAALPSHLQNQIFYLLPRSQAIAVYQLLDSKVQQQLQADFQKHSEYNIIKNLSLEDKKQLFQFLYLQSPHLEVSENQESNYFPSNPFAVTRRRIGWLFVLLITNTITAAVIESQEDVLQKVVVLAIFIPLLLASGGNVSIQAATVVVRGLNSDRATQNRLLPVLGREAIAGILLGAMMGLIVVGEALLLQNNPTVAIVVGVSLFTISIIGTISGATLPFLFQFLGFDPALMSAPLSATIVDVLGILIYLYTARAFLHI; this is encoded by the coding sequence TTGCTGCACGATCCATCATCTACTCAAGTTGAAGTAGAGGCGTTGTCTACAACTTCCCCGCTACTTGCATTATTAGAAGAAAACAACACTCACCAGCTAACAGAGTTACTCGCTAACCAGCAACCAGCAGAAATTGCCCGTCAAATTGCTGCATTACCATCACATCTGCAAAATCAAATCTTTTACTTACTCCCTAGAAGTCAAGCGATCGCAGTTTATCAACTCCTTGATAGTAAAGTACAGCAACAATTACAAGCAGACTTTCAAAAACATAGCGAATATAACATTATCAAAAACCTTTCACTAGAAGACAAAAAACAGTTGTTTCAATTTTTATATTTACAAAGTCCTCATCTTGAAGTTTCAGAAAATCAAGAAAGTAATTATTTTCCAAGTAATCCTTTCGCTGTGACTCGCCGCAGAATCGGTTGGTTATTTGTCTTACTCATCACAAATACAATCACCGCAGCCGTGATTGAAAGTCAAGAAGATGTATTGCAAAAAGTTGTTGTTTTAGCTATTTTTATTCCCTTACTTCTCGCTAGCGGTGGCAATGTGAGTATCCAAGCTGCAACGGTAGTCGTACGCGGGCTAAACTCAGATCGGGCTACTCAAAATCGGTTACTACCTGTCTTGGGTAGAGAAGCGATCGCAGGAATATTACTTGGGGCAATGATGGGGTTAATTGTGGTTGGAGAAGCTTTACTTTTACAGAATAATCCTACTGTAGCGATCGTGGTAGGAGTAAGTTTATTTACTATCTCTATTATTGGCACCATCTCCGGTGCTACTTTACCCTTTTTGTTTCAATTTCTCGGCTTCGATCCTGCTTTGATGTCTGCACCTCTCAGCGCTACGATTGTCGATGTTTTAGGTATATTAATTTACCTTTACACTGCACGAGCTTTTTTGCATATATAG
- a CDS encoding manganese efflux pump MntP family protein has product MQPTATLILALGLAADAFAVSVASGLKIKNVKVRKALKIAIFFGGFQAIMPLIGWMAGISLRTLLAAISHWVAFSILCLLGAKMIYESCQEDEEKEFNPLCNSTLLALAIGTSIDALAVGLGFALLKDSIFTIITAIGFITFWLTFFGVFIGNKFGNLFHNKIEIVGGGILIAIGSKILIENLMNVTT; this is encoded by the coding sequence ATGCAACCAACGGCTACTCTGATTTTAGCTTTGGGATTAGCAGCAGATGCCTTTGCAGTTTCAGTTGCTAGTGGTTTAAAAATCAAAAATGTCAAGGTTCGCAAAGCTTTAAAAATTGCGATCTTTTTCGGAGGCTTTCAAGCTATCATGCCATTAATTGGGTGGATGGCAGGAATCAGCTTAAGAACTCTGCTAGCAGCAATTAGTCACTGGGTAGCTTTTAGTATTCTCTGTTTACTTGGCGCAAAAATGATTTATGAATCGTGCCAAGAAGATGAAGAAAAAGAATTTAATCCTTTATGTAACTCTACTTTGTTAGCCTTAGCTATTGGTACAAGTATTGATGCTTTAGCTGTAGGTTTAGGTTTTGCATTGTTAAAAGATTCTATTTTTACAATTATCACTGCGATCGGATTTATTACTTTTTGGTTAACATTCTTTGGAGTATTTATTGGTAATAAATTTGGCAATCTTTTTCATAACAAGATTGAAATTGTTGGTGGTGGTATCTTAATTGCTATTGGTAGTAAAATCTTAATAGAAAATTTAATGAACGTGACAACATGA
- a CDS encoding SDR family oxidoreductase produces the protein MTQITQGAVVVTGASTGIGAACAVRLDQLGFQVFAGVRTNADAQALQAKASPKLTPIFLDVTDLDSITAAMQKVAIAVGNSGLIGLVNNAGIAVGAPLEFIPITEFRKQLEVNVTGQLAVTQAFLPLLRLAKGRIVNMGSITGRSATPFLGAYSASKFALEALTDALRLELRPWGIWVAIIEPGAISTPIWQKSLSQADTLQQSLPQPAHELYGQPMKTASLGAATLAQKGISPDKVAQAVVHALTAKRPKTRYLVGQDARIRAMLKFLPDRIVDELTAKAMNLE, from the coding sequence ATGACTCAAATAACGCAAGGTGCAGTCGTTGTCACAGGTGCATCGACAGGAATTGGTGCAGCGTGTGCTGTACGTTTAGATCAACTAGGGTTTCAAGTCTTTGCTGGTGTACGCACAAATGCAGATGCGCAAGCTTTGCAAGCGAAAGCCTCGCCAAAGTTAACGCCGATTTTTTTGGATGTGACTGATCTTGACTCGATTACCGCCGCTATGCAAAAGGTGGCGATCGCCGTCGGAAATTCTGGATTAATTGGATTAGTCAACAACGCAGGTATCGCCGTTGGCGCACCGTTAGAGTTTATCCCAATAACGGAATTTCGCAAACAGCTAGAAGTTAATGTAACTGGACAACTTGCCGTTACTCAAGCTTTTCTGCCGCTACTACGATTAGCTAAGGGACGAATTGTGAATATGGGTTCGATTACTGGAAGAAGCGCGACACCGTTTCTCGGTGCTTATAGTGCATCTAAATTCGCGCTAGAAGCTTTGACGGATGCGTTACGTCTTGAGTTGCGCCCTTGGGGAATCTGGGTAGCGATTATTGAACCTGGTGCGATCTCAACCCCCATTTGGCAAAAATCTTTGAGCCAAGCTGACACCTTACAGCAAAGTTTACCACAGCCAGCCCATGAACTTTATGGTCAGCCAATGAAAACAGCTAGCCTTGGCGCAGCAACTCTTGCACAAAAAGGAATTTCGCCGGATAAAGTTGCTCAAGCTGTTGTTCACGCACTTACCGCAAAAAGACCAAAGACTCGCTATCTTGTTGGGCAAGATGCCAGAATTAGAGCGATGCTAAAGTTTTTACCCGATCGCATCGTTGACGAACTTACCGCTAAAGCAATGAACCTTGAATGA
- a CDS encoding DevA family ABC transporter ATP-binding protein: MQQSVINIKNLNHYFGQGQLRKQVLFDINLEIFPGEIVIMTGPSGSGKTTLLSLIGGLRSAQKGNLQVLGRELCGASKNQLVQVRRHIGYIFQAHNLLKFLTAQQNVQMSIELHENISYQEVREKSAAILETVGLGNRLNYYPEDLSGGQKQRVAIARALVSRPQLVLADEPTAALDSKSGRDVVELMQQLAKEQGTTILLVTHDNRIFDVADRIVHMEDGQLAQNSKLATAV, from the coding sequence ATGCAACAATCTGTAATTAATATCAAAAACCTCAATCACTATTTTGGTCAAGGACAGTTACGCAAACAAGTACTCTTTGATATCAATTTAGAAATATTTCCTGGCGAGATTGTTATCATGACAGGACCATCAGGTTCAGGAAAAACGACGTTACTGAGTTTAATTGGTGGGTTAAGATCTGCTCAAAAAGGTAATTTACAAGTTTTGGGGCGAGAATTGTGTGGTGCGAGTAAAAATCAGCTAGTACAAGTGCGACGCCATATTGGATATATTTTTCAGGCGCATAATTTATTAAAGTTTTTGACAGCACAGCAAAATGTGCAAATGTCAATTGAGTTACACGAAAACATTTCTTATCAAGAAGTTCGCGAAAAATCCGCAGCCATCCTGGAAACTGTAGGATTAGGAAACCGACTCAATTATTATCCTGAAGATTTATCAGGAGGACAAAAACAACGCGTTGCAATCGCCCGCGCTTTAGTCAGTCGTCCTCAATTAGTTTTAGCTGATGAACCGACTGCGGCTTTAGATAGTAAATCAGGACGCGATGTTGTGGAGTTGATGCAACAATTAGCGAAAGAACAAGGAACAACAATTTTGTTAGTAACTCACGATAACCGCATTTTCGATGTTGCAGATCGCATTGTGCATATGGAAGACGGACAATTAGCTCAAAATAGCAAACTTGCAACAGCAGTATAA